TTGCTCATCTCTTAGACTGTTTCTAGACACGATGTTAATCATTTTGGGCTTTTCTACCATAGTTACCATCTTCGCTGCCATTTTTTTTCTTAATGGCCTTAACTTGCTCAACACAACAACAATTATCTTATCTTCAGTTTTGATGCTTATAGGCATCATATTTATAAGCGTGGGTGTTCTTTTCTTTGTCAATAATATAGAGGATGGACTCTCAGGCATCTTAAGAAAACATTTAAAAGAGAAAGAGTCGGAAATAGCCGAACTCAAAAGCCAAATCGAAACGTATCAACTTAACCTAGAGTTTTCCGCTTCAGAATCCCCCTCCAACATTATAGAACATTCCGAACCCATAGAGACGAGTTCTGAAGCGATTTGAGGCATGCATGCGATGGGTTCTAGAATCATGGTTAAGGTGGATACATGACTCCACAATGTGAAAAACATGCAAAAAAAAAAATCCATGGTTTAGATTAGAACTTCTTTTATTCTCATGATTAAAAATCCCTATGGGATCACTATCTGAACAGTCTTTTTTATTTTTATCTAATATTTTTTTATCGCAAACAAAGTTGTAAGTTGTTAGGGTCTTTTGCTTTTAAACTAAATAAAGCGAATGCGGCAAAGATATGAGAACACAAAACTTCTTCCTATCGAAAATCAGATTATTGGGTGCTTTATGTCTAGCTTCCCTTTCTGTTTTACTTACCGGATGTGATGCAAATGACGCATTCACTACTGATAAATCTATAGTTCAAGAAGCTAAAAGTTCAGCTCCCATCTTCACAAACACCAAAGATGCAGACAATATCTGGGACACGATCAAAGCAGCCTGGAGCCTATCTGAACAAATGAACTGTATTCCTATAGTCATTTACGATGATCTCATGAATCCTTCTCTATTCCAAAGCCAAGGAATATCCCTTTGAAATACTGCTGTAAATGTTGAGAAAACCCAACGCATTTTCAATTACGATTCACGTAAAGAGAAAAAAGATTCGTCTAAAAACTATGCCGATCTTAATGCTATTGCCCTCGACTTACAAAATGCTGAAGGAAAAGAAGACGTTTACGCATCCGCTATTTTATATGGCATAGAAAAAGAGACATTTGTTGCTTTATGCAAGCACTACCCTCAACACAGCTTAGTCCCTGTAATCGTATCCAAACAGCTCAATAACAGCCCTGTCTACAGCCTGGGATATATGTTCTCAGTCACTAATCCTGCTTTACTCACTCCTCAAGAGGCTCTACCTGAGCAAAAACGTTTTTCAGAAATCTGGCAAGCTATCAATTCTCAGGAAGTCATTGAACTCTACGGCAAGCAATTCCCAGTTGACTACGTGAATACAACAGTATTGGCTAATGGCAAGACGATTAATTCTTTAATTCCGCCAGCAAATGAATAAATAACAAGATAAAAATGTAGATTAAATCTAGTTGTTGAAAAACCTTGCTACCCGCGGGGTTTTGTTGTATTGATGCCTCTGGCTTTCTTGGCAATATCCAATATCTCAATTATTACCGATACACTACCCAATCGAGATACTCATCAAGTCTCTTTAATTAGAAAAAAATTTTTCGAATAAAAAATAAAATATAATAAAATCCCTCTTCTTCCGTATAGGCTCTTCTCTCCTCTATTAAAAATAAGGCTAGTTTAATTTTAATGATTTATGATAAAATTTCCGCCCATCAACAAAAAATTTGGTGAACTATGTTAATTAAAAGATATGATACACCCGCAGATTTTGCAGAACAAACTGCAGGTGCTCCCTACCTAATTAAAAGCGCTTTTTCTCGCCAAGGCTGGAATGGGAACATTATTAAAACACAAGATAAAGAATCTATTAAAGAAGTCATGTTCTCCGTACTGGTAAGCTCTATACCTATTTTAGGTACAATCCGAGGCTTAGCACGTATGTACAGTCTTTGGTCTGTTAAAGACAGAAGCCTGGATACAACTCGCAATTTAACTCAACACTCTATAATCGCTGCCTTTGAGATTTTAGGTCTGGCTCCTCTCTTACTCGCTCTACAGATCTCTTTAATAGCTGCAGCATCCATCTTAGGACTTGCTATTTTTCTCGTTATTGTTGCCGTTGGTGGAACAGGATTCCTCGCTTATTGCGGCATTACAAAACTTATTGAATGTGTTAACAACTCTTGTTGTTCTAGATAGATCTCAGTGAATGGGAGAAGATGATATTCGATTTATGAGATATACAATACCTCCCGTTCTGACTTAGTTAGAAATTCTACTCCTTAACTTACCCGAAGCATACGCTATAGAAGTAACAGCATAACCTTGAGAAAAGATTGAGCAAGATCGCTTCCTTCCAGCTATCTATAACTTTAGTTCCAAAAACCCATCTTCCTCTTCTAGACTTAGCTTCTAGAAAACTGTTTGCCCGACATCAAATGTTTTAGTCTAATCTTTATTTGAAAAACTTCGAGAACTTTCTCCGAACTTTCAAGCAAAATCGATACAAATTAAGCTCTTTTTCCTATACTTGTAAGTCGTTTTCTGGTCAGATTGCCTTTTTATTTGTACTGTCTATGAGGCTTAGACCGATGAACTCTACTCAATCCATGGAGATACTGTTGTGCATAATGAAATGATCTTCATAGCACAAACCCTTTTTGTTGTGCTTGCAGGGATATTTTTTTCTTCTAAAAGTACAGGCTGGCTAACAGGCTGGTTGGCTACCCTATCAGTAATTATGAACGTTTTTGTATTAAAACAAATCGTTCTATGCGGCCTAGAAATTACCTCGGCTGATGTTTATATGATTGGTATCTTGTCTTGTTTAAATTTCTCTAGAGAAGTTTACGGACAAAGTAAAGTAAATGAAGCTATGGTTGGCTCGTGGGTAATCACTATAGCCTTTCTTCTTTTAACCCAGTTCCATCTTGCACTGAAGCCTTCTCCTAACGATACTAGCCAAAACCATTTTATCGCGCTGTTCTCACCCACACTACGATTAACCCTAGCTTCTTTAGTGACCGTAATCCTCGTACAAATTATAGATCTGAAACTCTTTTCCTACCTAAAAACCCTGTTTAAAGATAAAGCATTCGGAACCAGATCAGCCATATCTTTAGTTTCTTCTCAAATCCTGGATACCTTGCTATTTTCTTTTCTAGGCCTCTACGGGATCGTAGCGAACCTTACTCATGTCATTCTATTTTCTTTAATTACCAAAATCTGTGTCATCGCCATGTCTGTCCCCATTGTGGTCTTTGGTAAACACCTTAGAAAGCGCAACGCTACCTAAAAGGGCAAGGTAAAAGGCCTGATGTATATAGGAATTTTTGTCATTTCAAAGAGCTTGCCGTCTACTGGATAAATTCTATTTACAGGAAAATATGCTCCCCTATAGGCTTATTCTACTGTTTTCGAATGAGATGAAAGCAGAAGTCTTTTTTCGGGGCAGCAGTTTCGGGTTCCTATCGTGGCATTAAAATTTCATGTCCTCCATCAATCTAAAAAATCTCGAGCACGTGTCGGCAGAATAGAAACTGCTCATGGCATTATCGATACCCCAGCTTTTGTTCCTGTAGCGACAAATGGCGCTCTGAAAGGTGTTGTAGACCACAGCAATATCCAATTAATGTTTTGCAATACCTACCACCTTCTGGTCCACCCTGGCACAGAAGCTATCGCCGCTATGGGAGGCCTGCATAAGTTTATTCATAGAAATTCCCCTATAATCACAGATTCTGGAGGATTCCAAATCTTTAGCCTGGCTTATGGCTCCGTTGCCGAAGAAATCAAAAGCTGTGGGAAAAAAAAAGGCTCGTCATCCATCTTAGAAGTTACTGATGAGGGAGTTTGGTTTAAATCTTACCGAGATGGTAGTAAGCTCTTCTTATCCCCAGAAGTTTCTGTACAAGCACAAAAAGACCTGGGTGCCGATATCATCATTCCTCTAGATGAGCTTTTACCCTTTCACTCCGACACAACATATTTCCTATCTTCCTGTGCACGAACCTACGTATGGGAAAAACGCTCCTTAGATTACCATAAAAAAGACCCAAGACATCAATCTATGTATGGTGTGATTCACGGCGGTATAGATCCCAAACAAAGAAAAATTGGTTGCGCCTTTGTTGAAGATCACCCTTTTGACGGATTTGCCATTGGGGGAAGCTTAGGAAGAAATCTCAACGAAATGGTCCCTATTGTTGATATAACAACTTCTTACTTATCCAAAGACCGTCCCGTACATCTTTTAGGCATAGGAGACCTTCCCTCTATACAGGCAACTATTGGTTTTGGTATAGATTCTTTCGATAGTTCCTATCCAACTAAAGCCGCACGACACGGATTAATCCTGTCTTCTCAAGGCCCTATCAAAATCGCCAACCAGGCGTATACTAACGATCTCTCTCCTATAGATCCAGAGTGCACGTGCCTCACATGCACCTCTAAGATCTCTAGAGCTTATCTGCGACATCTTTTCAAAGTTCACGAGCCTAATGCAAGCATTTGGGCCTCCATCCATAATCTTCACTACATGCAAGAATTTATGAAAAATATCCGCGAACAAATTTTACATGATAGGATTTAGTTTTTTGTTTTTCTTTTCGGATTATTGTACTTAACTCGAAGTATTTAAGATGAGTTTACATAAAAAACAAATAAGAGAAATTTGATTTTTATGTAAACTCATCTTAAATTGCTTCTCTGAGTTCTCTCAATGTACAATCACACAAAAACTCCATAAGAATCCTTATTTCTTCATTAACATTAGAAACACAACACACAACTCGATTCTTAACCCCGGCTGTTATCTTCTAATAAATATGGAGTGTTTTTTCTATAAGTATAAAAACAATACGGACTTCTTTTATGATAACCAGAACGCTCACTGGTTACTGAAAGATGGCTTTATCAGATCAGAAACCCACCTGTATCCCTATACTATGGATTGGGAAATTGACATAACTCACTCTGATGAAATTAAAGAACTCCTCATCAGGTGCACCCCTATCATAGGGAATATCCTAGGCTTTGGGAAACTCTATAGCCTATGGTCTACCAGAGATCCCGAAGATCGATACAAAGACATCCTATTTCATACTCTCTCAGGAGTATTAGAAACTCTAGGACTCGGTGTCGTGGCTCTAATATTAAAAATAACTTTGACTATGGCTTTCTATTTCTTGGAATTTCTCGAATTCCTAATACATACACTAGTATCTTTAATTCTTCCTAATAGCCAATCCCCAAAAAGATTTTCTTTCCTCTAAATACCCAACTAACCGGATTAACCATAAGCCTATAACGATGAACTCGTTATATCAAGATAAGCAAATACTTAAGATAGTAGATTTAAAAAGTTTTTAGATGATTTAATGTTTATTATTGAAATAATTTACAAACAGAAATAGACTATTTCCCTCTCAATATCCAATAGTAAGAATGTCGCCATGTGTGCTGACACAACTGCCCGGATATTCTTTGTTTTGACGTTCTAAACCTTCCGATATTTCAGGTTTTTCTTACAGCCTCAATTCCACCTGTAGCCTATTTCCTTATACAAAACATACAAGACATACGAGAGCACGCTGGAATCACCGTCCTCATCTTCATTCCTAAATGACCAGCCTTTTTTCTATATGATGATCAATATAAATAATAAGGAAATCGTCACTCATGTTCATAAATCAATATCACGATAATACAGAATTCAATCAATCT
Above is a genomic segment from Chlamydia abortus containing:
- the tgt gene encoding tRNA guanosine(34) transglycosylase Tgt; translation: MALKFHVLHQSKKSRARVGRIETAHGIIDTPAFVPVATNGALKGVVDHSNIQLMFCNTYHLLVHPGTEAIAAMGGLHKFIHRNSPIITDSGGFQIFSLAYGSVAEEIKSCGKKKGSSSILEVTDEGVWFKSYRDGSKLFLSPEVSVQAQKDLGADIIIPLDELLPFHSDTTYFLSSCARTYVWEKRSLDYHKKDPRHQSMYGVIHGGIDPKQRKIGCAFVEDHPFDGFAIGGSLGRNLNEMVPIVDITTSYLSKDRPVHLLGIGDLPSIQATIGFGIDSFDSSYPTKAARHGLILSSQGPIKIANQAYTNDLSPIDPECTCLTCTSKISRAYLRHLFKVHEPNASIWASIHNLHYMQEFMKNIREQILHDRI
- a CDS encoding queuosine precursor transporter — encoded protein: MHNEMIFIAQTLFVVLAGIFFSSKSTGWLTGWLATLSVIMNVFVLKQIVLCGLEITSADVYMIGILSCLNFSREVYGQSKVNEAMVGSWVITIAFLLLTQFHLALKPSPNDTSQNHFIALFSPTLRLTLASLVTVILVQIIDLKLFSYLKTLFKDKAFGTRSAISLVSSQILDTLLFSFLGLYGIVANLTHVILFSLITKICVIAMSVPIVVFGKHLRKRNAT
- a CDS encoding membrane protein; this translates as MSNPVPTHNKTLSSFPSTISLTQADKTPSQRCSSLRLFLDTMLIILGFSTIVTIFAAIFFLNGLNLLNTTTIILSSVLMLIGIIFISVGVLFFVNNIEDGLSGILRKHLKEKESEIAELKSQIETYQLNLEFSASESPSNIIEHSEPIETSSEAI